One Mangifera indica cultivar Alphonso chromosome 4, CATAS_Mindica_2.1, whole genome shotgun sequence genomic region harbors:
- the LOC123214687 gene encoding inorganic pyrophosphatase TTM2-like, giving the protein MAQDTSTPESHKKKPGLLKDQVHLVKKKDSDRYEIVPIPDPLSFEKGFFIVIRACQLLAQKNDGIILIGLAGPSGAGKTVFTEKILNFMPSIAVISMDNYNDASRLVDGNFDDPRLTDYDTLLENLEDLKAGKPVQVPIYDFKSSSRTGYRTIEVPSSRIVIIEGIYALSERLRCLLDLRISVTGGVHFDLVKRVLRDIQRAGQEPEEIIHQISETVYPMYKAYIEPDLQTAHIKIVNKFNPFTGFQSPTYILKSARNLSVDQIKSIFSEEYTETEEQTYDIYLLPPGEDPESCQSYLRMRNKDGKYSLMFEEWVTDIPFVISPRITFEVSVRLLGGLMALGYTIATILKRSSHVFSDNRGVSVKIDWLEQLNRKYIQVQGRDRSTVKYVAEQLGLEGSYIPRTYIEQIQLEKLVNEVMALPEDLKLKLSLDEDLVSTPQEALSRAFADRISMRNKNMQSGMSHSYSTQRDKALSKLMSLSVNKRRFDDRSGESQTANQDVITQLSEQISSLNDRMEEFTTRIEELNANLTIRTNSISQQNMALQTEACNGSAPTTYFISGLGNGSLTGSRMLNSSSSSQLVKESSLMEEISSIARGQRQVMHQLDSFSTLLQESLGESSRPLRKTQGSITADVEPIKIPLILSLALGGLGIFLYKGYLTRN; this is encoded by the exons ATGGCCCAAGATACATCTACTCCTGAATCACACAAGAAAAAACCGGGCCTCTTAAAAGATCAAGTCCACTTGGTTAAGAAAAAGGACTCCGATCGATATGAGATAGTTCCAATTCCAGATCCTTTGTCATTTGAGAAGGGCTTCTTTATAGTTATTCGTGCATGTCAATTGTTAGCCCAAAAGAATGATGGAATTATATTGATTGGTTTAGCTGGTCCTTCAGGGGCTGGGAAGACTGTTTTCACAGAGAAGATTCTCAACTTCATGCCTAGCATTGCTGTTATATCTATGGACAACTATAATGATGCTAGTCGACTGGTTGATGGAAACTTTGATG ATCCACGCCTGACTGACTATGATACATTGCTCGAGAACCTCGAGGACTTAAAGGCAGGAAAGCCAGTTCAGGTTCCAATATATGATTTCAAGTCTAGCTCTCGGACAGGATACAG GACAATTGAGGTCCCAAGCTCCCGCATTGTTATCATTGAGGGAATCTATGCTCTAAGTGAAAGGCTGCGATGTTTGCTAGATCTCCGTATATCTGTTACTGGGGGTGTTCATTTTGACCTCGTCAAACGGGTTTTACGGGACATACAACGTGCTGGCCAAGAACCAGAAGAAATAATCCATCAAATATCTGAAACG GTGTATCCAATGTACAAGGCCTACATTGAGCCAGATCTCCAAACAGCtcatataaaaattgtaaacaaGTTCAATCCTTTCACTGGATTCCAAAGTCCCACTTATATTTTAAAG TCAGCAAGGAATTTGTCAGTGGATCAAATTAAGTCTATTTTTTCTGAAGAATATACAGAAACAGAAGAGCAGACTTACGATATATATCTACTACCTCCTGGTGAAGATCCAGAATCTTGCCAATCATATTTGAGGATGCGGAACAAAGATGGAAAATACAGTCTCATGTTTGAG GAATGGGTGACTGATATTCCATTTGTTATATCACCACGGATTACTTTTGAAGTCAGTGTGCGTCTTCTTGGTGGGCTTATGGCCTTAGGATACACAATAGCAACCATCCTTAAAAGAAGCAGCCATGTGTTCTCTGACAATAGGGGGGTGTCTGTGAAAATTGATTGGCTAGAGCAACTTAATCGAAAATATATTCAG GTGCAAGGAAGAGATCGGTCAACTGTAAAATATGTTGCAGAGCAGCTGGGTTTAGAAGGCTCATACATTCCTCGGACCTATATAGAACAAATTCAACTGGAAAAGCTTGTAAATGAAGTTATG GCCTTGCCGGAAGATTTAAAGTTGAAGCTGAGCCTAGATGAGGATCTTGTATCAACCCCCCAAGAAGCTCTTTCACGGGCCTTTGCTGATAGGATTTCCATGCGAAATAAGAATATGCAAAG TGGTATGTCACATTCTTATTCAACACAACGTGACAAGGCTCTGTCCAAGCTTATGAGCTTATCTGTAAATAAGCGGAGGTTTGATGATAGAAGTGGGGAGTCACAGACAGCAAATCAG GATGTCATCACTCAACTTTCAGAACAGATCTCCTCGCTAAATGACAGAATGGAGGAGTTTACAACTCGTATTGAGGAGTTGAATGCCAATTTAACAATCAGGACAAATTCTATTAGCCAACAAAATATGGCTCTCCAAACTGAAGCATGCAATGGATCCGCTCCCACGACTTACTTCATTTCAGGTTTAGGAAATGGTTCCTTGACTGGTTCTAGAATGCTTAATTCCTCATCTTCCTCCCAGTTAGTTAAGGAGTCGTCTTTAATGGAAGAG ATATCAAGTATCGCACGTGGACAACGTCAAGTCATGCATCAGTTGGATAGTTTTAGCACTCTTCTTCAGGAGAGCTTGGGGGAGAGTTCTCGCCCATTGAGAAAAACCCAGGGAAGTATAACCGCTGATGTTGAACCCATTAAAATACCTCTCATTTTAAGTTTAGCACTTGGTGGTCTGGGAATCTTCTTGTACAAGGGCTATCTAACCCGaaattga
- the LOC123214866 gene encoding peroxidase 11, with the protein MATFVHHSNFSILHLLILVFSIFSSRLHASKPYLTLDYYASTCPNVFEIVWKEMECAVLSDPRNAALILRLHFHDCFVQGCDGSVLLDDTIDLKGEKTAPANINSLKGFKLVDRIKNMLESECPGIVSCADILTIAARDAVILVGGPYWDVPVGRKDSKTANYELVSSNLPTADEDLLSIISKFLYQGLTVTDMVALAGAHTIGMARCENFRGRIYGDFELTSEKTPLSETYLSNLKSTCPAVGSDNNISAMDYVTPNHFDNSFYQILLRGEGLLNSDQEMYSSVFGIQTKELVNKYAEDPLAFFQQFSDSMVKMGNITNADTFVDGEVRKNCRFVNT; encoded by the exons ATGGCAACTTTTGttcatcattcaaatttctcaattttgcatttgttgatcttagttttttcaatttttagctCCAGGTTGCATGCAAGTAAACCTTATTTGACATTGGATTACTATGCGTCTACATGCCCAAATGTGTTCGAGATTGTCTGGAAAGAAATGGAATGTGCTGTTCTTTCTGATCCACGGAACGCTGCCCTCATACTTCGATTGCATTTCCATGACTGCTTTGTACAG GGATGCGACGGGTCAGTTTTGCTAGACGATACAATCGACTTGAAAGGGGAGAAAACAGCTCCTGCGAACATAAACAGCCTAAAAGGTTTCAAACTGGTTGATAGGATCAAGAACATGCTTGAATCTGAATGCCCAGGAATTGTGTCGTGTGCAGATATTCTTACCATTGCAGCAAGAGACGCTGTCATCctg GTTGGTGGACCATATTGGGATGTTCCAGTGGGAAGAAAGGATTCGAAGACAGCAAATTATGAGCTCGTGAGCTCAAATTTGCCTACAGCGGACGAGGATCTTCTCTCTATCATCTCAAAGTTTCTTTATCAAGGCCTTACAGTCACAGACATGGTGGCTCTTGCAGGAGCTCACACTATTGGAATGGCACGGTGTGAGAATTTCAGAGGCAGAATCTACGGGGACTTTGAATTAACTTCAGAGAAAACTCCATTATCAGAAACTTATCTAAGTAACTTGAAATCAACATGCCCTGCCGTTGGCTCAGACAATAATATATCAGCAATGGATTATGTTACTCCAAATCATTTTGACAATTCATTTTACCAAATACTTCTCAGAGGAGAGGGGCTTCTCAACTCAGACCAGGAAATGTACTCGAGCGTATTTGGAATCCAAACAAAAGAGCTTGTGAATAAGTATGCCGAAGACCCTCTTGCTTTCTTCCAGCAATTCTCTGATTCTATGGTGAAAATGGGAAATATCACCAACGCTGATACCTTTGTGGATGGTGAAGTGAGGAAGAATTGCAGATTTGTGAACACATGA
- the LOC123212815 gene encoding LOW QUALITY PROTEIN: uncharacterized protein LOC123212815 (The sequence of the model RefSeq protein was modified relative to this genomic sequence to represent the inferred CDS: inserted 1 base in 1 codon), which yields MEDVLTEIPPPSRFFQEDLNNFTPPLPPLPSPFILFSNPNPNIPLRPSLVIIAISSPSLFLVNHICSKTLXGSLILPEIPFSGNFIEPSLGDKSCNIYAINDTDDSILFIPIQCPVAAERSHIVAKLLIGEQIIPERVLILDSVQTRNFRGKLSLDETYAFKLETSPERKGDSSLLKGVDYFPSGSMIDGFAAALLGRCQLKKIKGTVCVTWPEYGGSVVSLLKSLLHKNVLTGVDFSLTDSEDSYSRFNQIKNHSFDSELYT from the exons ATGGAAGATGTCCTGACTGAGATTCCACCACCTTCAAGGTTTTTTCAGGAAGATCTGAACAACTTCACTCCTCCATTGCCACCTCTTCCATCACCCTTTATCCTGTTCTCTAATCCTAATCCTAATATACCTCTTCGCCCCTCTCTTGTCATTATTGCCATATCTTCTCCGTCTCTCTTCCTTGTCAACCATATATGTTCCAAAACCC TTGGAAGTCTAATCCTCCCGGAGATTCCCTTCTCTGGCAACTTTATTGAACCGTCCCTTGGAGACAAATCATGCAATATCTATGCCATCAATGACACAGATGATAGTATTCTTTTTATACCTATTCAGTGCCCAGTTGCTGCTGAGAGATCTCACATTGTTGCCAAGTTGCTGATTGGTGAACAAATTATTCCTGAGAGGGTCCTGATTTTGGATTCAGTTCAGACCAGGAATTTTCGCGGTAAGCTCTCATTGGATGAGACTTATGCTTTCAAGCTGGAGACATCAccagaaagaaaaggagattcCTCATTGCTAAAAGGTGTAGACTATTTCCCATCAGGAAGTATGATTGATGGTTTCGCAGCTGCTTTGTTGGGTAGATGTCAATTGAAGAAGATAAAGGGAACTGTGTGTGTCACATGGCCTGAATATGGTGGTTCTGTGGTGTCACTGCTCAAATCTCTACTGCATAAAAATGTGCTGACTGGCGTGGACTTTAGCTTAACTGACAGTGAAGATAGCTATTCAAGGTTCAACCAGATTAAGAATCATTCTTTTGATTCTGAACTGTATACATGA